GTTCCTGAACGGCCTTGGCCGGCGACGGCGGAAGCGCATCCAGTTGCAACTCGGAGAAGCGGGCGTCGTCGTCCAACGCGCGGGCCAGTTCCTTGCGTTCGGCCAGCACCGCCTCGTCGAGCAGCTTCTTGATCTCCTGCAGGGTGCCGTCTAAATTGTTGCGGCGCAACAACTCCCGTCGGCGGCGGTTCGCCTCCGCGGCCAACCGGTCGGCCCCGGTCATGTTCTTGGTGCCGCGCCGCAGCAACTCCGACAAGGCTCGCCGGGGCGAGGCGCCCGCCATGACGTCCTGGCCGATCTGTTCGAGGGCCTCGCGCAGGTCCACCGGCGGCGCCAGCGGGTCGGGCCCGCCGGTGTACGCCGAGTAGCGCGACGAGTGCCCTTTACCCATAGACGGTTTGGCCCTCCCCGGACACCTTGTCGATACGTTTCGCGAGATACAGCGCCTCCAACGCGAGCTCCAGCGCCGCGGCGCGCTCCCCCTCCGATTCGGCGCCCAGCTTTCGCGCGATCCTGTCCACGACCGGCAGCCCCGGAACCGCCGCCAGCACGTCCTTGGCCGACACCCGCTCGCCCGTCGTCACCGCGGAACCGCCCTCGACGGCGGCCACCAACGAGCCGACGTCGAGGCCGCCGAGAACTCGCGACGCGGTATCGGCGGTGGCGCGGCGCAACAGATGCTCGAGCACGGCCTGCTCGCGACCCTCCTCGCCGGACTCGAACTCCAGCTTGCCGCGCAGCACGTCGATCACCGTGCCTAGATCGACCACCCGGGCCACCGGATCCGTCTCCCCCAGCACCGCGCCGCGGTGCCGGGCCGCGGCCGCGACCGTCTCCGCCGCAGCGATCGCGAACCGTGCCGACACCCCCGACCGCTGATCGACGGACCGGGATTCCCGCAGGTAACGGGCAAACCGCGCGATCACCTGCATCAGGTAGTCGGGCACCTGCGCGCTCAGGTGCGCCTCCTGGGCGATAACACCCATCTCGGCCTCCACCTCCAGCGGGTAGTGGGTGCGGATCTCGGCGCCGAACCGGTCTTTGAGCGGCGTGATGATGCGGCCGCGGTTGGTGTAGTCCTCGGGGTTGGCGGACGCGACCACCAACACGTCCAGCGGCAGGCGCAGCGTGTAGCCGCGAACCTGGATGTCGCGCTCCTCCATGACGTTGAGCATGGACACCTGGATGCGCTCGGCGAGGTCGGGCAGCTCATTGACCGCGACGATGCCGCGGTGCGCGCGTGGGATGAGCCCGTAGGCGATGGTCTCGGGGTCCCCGAGGCTGCGGCCCTCGGCGACCTTGATCGGGTCGATGTCGCCGACCAGGTCGGCGACGCTGGTGTCGGGGGTGGCCAGCTTCTCGGTGTAGCGCTCGCTGCGGTGCTTCCACGCCACCGGCAGGTCGTCGCCGAGGTCGTAGGCCCGCCGGATCGACTCCGGCGTGATCGGCCGGAACGGGTGCTCGCCCAGTTCGGCTCCGCCGATCACCGGTGTCCACTCGTCGAGCAGCCCGGCCAGCGCGCGCAGCAGCCGGGTCTTGCCCTGGCCGCGTTCACCGAGCAGGACGAAGTCGTGGCCGGCGATCAGCGCCCGCTCCACCTGGGGTAACACGGTGTCGTCGAAGCCGAGGATGCCCGGCCAGACCTCGTCCCCGTCGGCCAGCGCGGTCAGCAGATTCTCCCGGATTTCCTGCTTGACCCCCCGTTCATGATGTCCGGCGGCACGGAGCTCGCCGACGGTGCGGGGCAGATTGCTCGGTGAAGTCACCACACCACGCTACGACGCCGTCATTCTTCTGGCGACGAGAGTGAAATTCCCGACGCAGCTTTCCGCGTGTCGCGTCGTGGAATTCACTGTCGCGCTACCGCTAGTGGGCGAAGTGGCGTGCCCCGGTGAGATACAGCGTGACGCCGGCCTTGGCGGCCGCTTCGGTCACCGCGTCGTCGCGCACCGAGCCCCCGGGGTGCACTATCGCCGTGACCCCGGCCGCGGTCAGCGTTTCCAATCCGTCGGGGAACGGGAAGAACGCATCGGAGGCCGCGACGGCGCC
This is a stretch of genomic DNA from Mycobacterium lacus. It encodes these proteins:
- a CDS encoding sigma 54-interacting transcriptional regulator, giving the protein MVTSPSNLPRTVGELRAAGHHERGVKQEIRENLLTALADGDEVWPGILGFDDTVLPQVERALIAGHDFVLLGERGQGKTRLLRALAGLLDEWTPVIGGAELGEHPFRPITPESIRRAYDLGDDLPVAWKHRSERYTEKLATPDTSVADLVGDIDPIKVAEGRSLGDPETIAYGLIPRAHRGIVAVNELPDLAERIQVSMLNVMEERDIQVRGYTLRLPLDVLVVASANPEDYTNRGRIITPLKDRFGAEIRTHYPLEVEAEMGVIAQEAHLSAQVPDYLMQVIARFARYLRESRSVDQRSGVSARFAIAAAETVAAAARHRGAVLGETDPVARVVDLGTVIDVLRGKLEFESGEEGREQAVLEHLLRRATADTASRVLGGLDVGSLVAAVEGGSAVTTGERVSAKDVLAAVPGLPVVDRIARKLGAESEGERAAALELALEALYLAKRIDKVSGEGQTVYG